A single window of Pseudomonas marginalis DNA harbors:
- a CDS encoding efflux transporter outer membrane subunit: MPRRISRELKTLINRALKALSVCALSLAISGCIGTGGIAPKGQALNATTLATDEAIRSAAQDAHWPIAQWWQAYGDPQLNRWVELATQNSPSMAMAAARVREARAMAGVAESAESLQINADTTLKRHNWPKDQFYGPGELSGANTWDNNASLGLSYALDLWGRESNATERAVDLAHMSAAEARQAQLELQNNVVRAYIQLSLHYANRDIVAATLAQQQQILDLANKRLDAGIGTHFDVSQAETPLPETHRQLDALDEEIALSRNQLAALAGKGPGEGATLQRPTLSLAAPLKLPSSLPAQLLGQRPDVVASRWQVAAQARGIDVAHAGFYPNVDLVGSLGYMATGGGMLAFLAGKKFNYGVGPAISLPIFDGGRLRAELGEASAGYDIAVARYNQTLVNALKGISDQLIRRESMDKQAAFAAQSVASAQKTYDIAMIAYQRGLTDYLNVLNAQTLLFRQQQVEQQVQAARLGAHAELVTALGGGLDAGKDLPQDAKTLPSKTPAALAMFDH; this comes from the coding sequence GTGCCGCGTCGCATCAGCAGAGAGCTGAAGACTCTCATTAACCGAGCGCTGAAGGCTCTCAGTGTTTGCGCTTTATCGTTAGCAATCAGCGGCTGCATCGGAACCGGAGGAATCGCCCCCAAAGGCCAGGCCCTCAATGCCACTACCCTGGCCACCGACGAAGCGATCCGCAGCGCCGCCCAGGATGCCCATTGGCCCATCGCACAATGGTGGCAGGCCTACGGCGACCCCCAGCTCAACCGCTGGGTCGAACTCGCCACCCAAAACAGCCCGAGCATGGCGATGGCCGCCGCGCGGGTGCGGGAAGCGCGGGCCATGGCCGGGGTTGCCGAGTCGGCCGAGTCGCTGCAGATCAACGCTGATACCACCCTCAAACGCCACAATTGGCCGAAGGATCAGTTCTACGGCCCGGGGGAATTGAGCGGCGCCAACACCTGGGACAACAATGCGTCCCTGGGGTTGAGCTACGCCCTCGACCTGTGGGGCCGCGAAAGCAACGCCACCGAGCGTGCCGTCGACCTGGCCCACATGAGCGCGGCCGAAGCCCGCCAGGCCCAGCTTGAACTGCAGAACAACGTGGTGCGCGCCTATATCCAGCTGTCGTTGCATTACGCCAACCGCGATATCGTCGCGGCGACCCTGGCCCAGCAACAGCAGATCCTCGACCTGGCCAACAAACGCCTGGACGCCGGGATCGGCACCCATTTCGACGTGAGCCAGGCCGAAACGCCGCTGCCGGAAACCCATCGCCAGTTGGATGCCCTGGACGAGGAAATCGCCCTGAGCCGTAACCAGCTGGCGGCGCTTGCCGGTAAAGGCCCGGGGGAGGGGGCCACGTTGCAGCGTCCGACGCTGTCCCTTGCCGCACCACTGAAACTGCCCTCGAGCCTGCCCGCGCAATTGCTCGGCCAGCGCCCGGATGTGGTTGCCAGCCGTTGGCAGGTCGCGGCGCAAGCCCGTGGCATCGATGTCGCCCACGCCGGTTTCTACCCCAACGTCGACCTGGTCGGCAGCCTCGGCTACATGGCCACCGGCGGCGGCATGCTGGCGTTTCTCGCCGGCAAGAAATTCAACTACGGCGTCGGCCCGGCGATCAGTTTGCCGATCTTCGACGGCGGCCGCCTGCGTGCCGAGCTGGGGGAAGCCAGCGCCGGCTATGACATCGCCGTGGCGCGCTACAACCAGACCCTGGTCAATGCGCTCAAGGGCATCAGCGACCAGTTGATTCGCCGTGAATCCATGGACAAACAAGCAGCATTTGCGGCGCAGTCGGTGGCCTCGGCGCAGAAGACCTACGACATCGCGATGATCGCCTACCAGCGCGGCCTGACCGATTACCTCAATGTACTCAATGCCCAGACCCTGCTGTTTCGCCAACAACAGGTCGAGCAGCAGGTCCAGGCCGCGCGGCTTGGCGCCCATGCCGAACTGGTGACCGCACTGGGTGGCGGTCTCGACGCCGGCAAAGACCTACCGCAGGACGCCAAGACCCTCCCGAGCAAGACCCCGGCGGCGCTTGCCATGTTTGATCACTGA
- a CDS encoding FUSC family protein, with translation MTPMPAPLRWLHSLEWRRGFFDWARSDGVTWVYIFKVLIAAFLTLWLAMRLELPQPRTAMITVFIVMQPQSGQVFAKSFYRFLGTLAGSAVMVVLIALFAQNTELFLGALAIWVGICTAGATRNRNFRAYGFVLAGYTAAMVGLPALAHPDGAFMAAVWRVLEISLGILCSTLVSAAILPQTSSAAMRNALYQRFGVFALFVTDGLRGRSQREGFEASNVRFIAEAVGLEGLRSLTVFEDPHMRRRNGRLSRLNSEFMSITTRFNALHQLLERLRRDSADHVVAAIKPGLQDLAEVLDGFSGRALTSPDAARLVNQLSAYKDSLPAKVRSLRATFQEGNPSEAEQLDFHTAYELLYRFVDDLHNYAQTHASLADHSHAREQWDETFSPKTNWLACAASGIRASFILIVLGSYWVATAWPSGATMTLIAAATVGLSAATPNPKRMAFQMACGTLIGALVGFVEMFFVFPWIDGFPLLCVMLAPVIILGAFLASRPQYAGVGVGLLIFFSTGSVPDNLTVYNPYTFINDYIAMIIGMLVCAAAGAIILPPNSRWLWRRLEQDLREQVVYAISGKLKGLASSFESRTRDLLHQAYGLAVGQPQVQRDLLRWMFVVLEVGHAIIELRKEQAILPVHPAYAESQPWRQAIRVMGRSLVRLFLQPSASNLERGLIAVDHAISRVQATDEPFAPHFDTSALRRVKSYLHFIRTSLLDPQSPLAALKGTPNAS, from the coding sequence ATGACTCCGATGCCTGCACCGCTGCGCTGGCTGCATTCCCTTGAGTGGCGCCGTGGTTTTTTCGACTGGGCACGCAGCGACGGCGTGACCTGGGTGTACATCTTCAAGGTGCTGATCGCCGCGTTCCTCACGCTGTGGCTGGCCATGCGCCTGGAGCTGCCGCAACCACGCACCGCGATGATCACCGTGTTTATCGTGATGCAACCGCAGAGCGGCCAGGTGTTCGCCAAGAGCTTCTATCGCTTCCTCGGCACCCTGGCGGGGTCGGCGGTGATGGTGGTGTTGATCGCGTTGTTTGCGCAGAACACCGAGTTGTTCCTGGGGGCGCTGGCGATCTGGGTCGGCATTTGCACCGCTGGCGCGACACGCAACCGTAACTTTCGCGCCTACGGCTTCGTGCTGGCCGGTTACACGGCAGCGATGGTCGGCCTGCCGGCCCTGGCCCATCCGGACGGCGCCTTTATGGCGGCGGTGTGGCGGGTGTTGGAAATCTCCCTGGGGATCCTGTGTTCCACCCTGGTCAGCGCGGCGATCCTGCCGCAGACCTCCAGTGCAGCGATGCGCAACGCGCTCTATCAGCGCTTTGGCGTGTTCGCGCTGTTCGTCACCGACGGCCTGCGCGGGCGCAGCCAACGTGAAGGGTTCGAGGCCAGCAACGTGCGCTTTATCGCCGAGGCCGTGGGCCTGGAAGGGCTGCGCAGCCTCACGGTGTTCGAAGACCCGCATATGCGCCGGCGCAACGGTCGGCTCAGTCGCCTCAACAGCGAGTTCATGAGCATCACCACGCGCTTCAATGCCTTGCACCAGTTGCTCGAACGCCTGCGCAGGGATTCCGCGGATCATGTGGTGGCGGCGATCAAACCGGGCCTGCAGGACCTCGCCGAAGTCCTCGACGGCTTCTCCGGCCGTGCCCTCACCAGCCCCGATGCCGCGCGCCTGGTCAACCAGCTCAGTGCCTACAAGGACAGCCTGCCTGCCAAAGTCCGCAGCCTGCGTGCGACCTTCCAGGAGGGCAACCCGAGTGAGGCCGAACAGCTGGATTTTCACACCGCTTATGAACTGCTCTACCGCTTCGTCGATGACCTGCACAACTACGCGCAAACCCATGCCTCCCTGGCCGATCACAGCCATGCACGGGAGCAATGGGACGAAACCTTCAGCCCGAAAACCAACTGGCTGGCCTGCGCCGCCTCGGGGATTCGCGCGTCGTTCATCCTGATTGTGCTGGGCAGTTACTGGGTGGCCACGGCCTGGCCCAGCGGTGCCACCATGACCTTGATCGCCGCTGCCACCGTCGGCCTGTCCGCCGCCACGCCCAACCCCAAGCGCATGGCGTTCCAGATGGCCTGCGGCACCTTGATCGGCGCGTTGGTGGGCTTTGTGGAAATGTTCTTCGTGTTCCCGTGGATCGACGGCTTCCCGCTGCTGTGCGTGATGCTCGCCCCGGTGATCATCCTCGGCGCGTTCCTCGCCTCACGCCCGCAATATGCCGGTGTGGGCGTAGGCCTGCTGATTTTCTTCAGCACCGGTTCGGTGCCGGACAACCTCACGGTCTACAACCCCTACACCTTTATCAACGACTACATCGCCATGATCATTGGCATGCTGGTATGCGCGGCGGCGGGGGCGATCATCCTGCCGCCCAACAGCCGCTGGCTGTGGCGGCGCCTGGAGCAGGACCTGCGCGAACAGGTGGTGTATGCCATCAGCGGCAAGCTCAAGGGGTTGGCGTCGAGTTTCGAAAGCCGCACCCGAGACCTCCTGCACCAGGCCTACGGCCTCGCTGTCGGCCAGCCGCAAGTGCAACGCGACCTGCTGCGCTGGATGTTCGTGGTGCTGGAAGTCGGCCACGCGATCATCGAGTTGCGCAAGGAACAGGCGATCCTGCCGGTACACCCGGCCTATGCCGAATCCCAGCCGTGGCGCCAGGCGATCCGGGTCATGGGGCGTTCGTTGGTGCGCCTGTTCCTGCAACCCAGCGCCAGCAACCTGGAGCGTGGCCTGATCGCCGTCGACCACGCGATCAGCCGCGTGCAGGCCACCGACGAACCCTTCGCCCCGCACTTCGATACCTCGGCCCTGCGCCGGGTGAAAAGCTACCTGCACTTTATCCGCACCTCGTTGCTGGACCCGCAATCACCGCTGGCGGCCCTCAAAGGAACCCCGAATGCCTCGTGA
- a CDS encoding DUF1656 domain-containing protein, giving the protein MPREIAFHGIYMPTMTLMFLIAAALAWALDRFLAGFDLYRFFWHPALLRLSLFVCLFGALALTVYR; this is encoded by the coding sequence ATGCCTCGTGAAATCGCATTCCACGGCATCTATATGCCGACCATGACCCTGATGTTCCTGATCGCGGCCGCGTTGGCCTGGGCCCTGGACCGCTTCCTGGCCGGCTTCGACCTGTACCGGTTTTTCTGGCACCCGGCGTTGCTGCGCCTGAGCCTGTTCGTTTGCCTGTTCGGCGCCCTGGCGCTGACCGTCTACCGTTGA
- a CDS encoding HlyD family secretion protein, with amino-acid sequence MKKFFSLLATLLVLALAIWIGRTLWVHYMETPWTRDGRVRADIINVAADVTGEVVDVPVRDNQLVKKGDLLMQIDPEHYRIAVKQAQSLVASRKATWEMRKVNAHRRADLDALVISRENRDDASNIADSALADYQHALAQLEAAELNLKRTQVVAAVDGYVTNLNVHRGDYARIGEAKMAVVDMNSFWVYGFFEETKLPHVNVGDKADMQLMSGETLKGHVESISRGIYDRDNPESRELIADVNPTFNWVRLAQRVPVRIHIDEVPEGVLLAAGITCTVIVNQTPN; translated from the coding sequence ATGAAAAAGTTTTTCAGCCTGCTCGCGACCTTGCTGGTACTGGCTTTGGCGATCTGGATTGGCCGCACGTTGTGGGTGCACTACATGGAAACGCCGTGGACCCGCGACGGCCGCGTGCGTGCCGACATCATCAACGTCGCCGCCGACGTCACCGGCGAAGTGGTCGACGTGCCGGTGCGCGATAACCAGTTGGTGAAAAAGGGCGACCTGTTGATGCAGATCGACCCCGAGCACTACCGCATCGCGGTCAAGCAGGCGCAGTCCCTGGTCGCCTCGCGCAAGGCCACCTGGGAAATGCGCAAGGTCAACGCCCACCGCCGCGCCGACCTCGACGCCCTGGTGATCTCCAGGGAAAACCGCGACGACGCCAGCAACATCGCCGACTCGGCCCTGGCCGATTACCAGCACGCACTGGCACAACTCGAGGCGGCCGAACTCAACTTGAAACGCACCCAGGTCGTGGCAGCGGTGGACGGCTACGTCACCAACCTCAACGTGCATCGCGGCGACTATGCGCGCATCGGCGAAGCCAAGATGGCCGTGGTGGATATGAACTCGTTCTGGGTCTATGGCTTCTTCGAAGAAACCAAGCTGCCCCATGTGAACGTCGGCGACAAAGCTGACATGCAGTTGATGAGCGGCGAGACGTTGAAGGGGCACGTAGAGAGCATCTCCCGCGGCATCTACGACCGCGACAACCCGGAGAGTCGCGAGCTGATCGCCGATGTGAACCCGACCTTCAACTGGGTGCGCCTGGCCCAGCGGGTGCCGGTGCGGATTCATATTGATGAAGTGCCGGAGGGGGTGTTGTTGGCGGCGGGGATTACGTGCACGGTGATTGTCAACCAAACGCCGAACTGA